In the Variovorax sp. S12S4 genome, one interval contains:
- a CDS encoding CoA-acylating methylmalonate-semialdehyde dehydrogenase, whose protein sequence is MTTQIAHFIAGQHTAGGSSRTQDVTNPASGKVTGKVVLAAAADVDAAVAAAQAAFPKWADTPPIRRARVMFKFLELLNLHKDELAHMITAEHGKVFTDAQGEVSRGIDIVEFACGIPQLLKGDFTDQVSTGIDNWTLRQPLGVVAGITPFNFPVMVPMWMFPVAIAAGNTFILKPSPTDPTPSLRMAELLKEAGLPDGVFNVVQGDKAAVDALLEHPDVKAVSFVGSTPIANYIYETGARNGKRVQALGGAKNHMVVMPDADIDQTVDALIGAGYGSAGERCMAISVAVLVGDVADKIIPKLVERTKTLKVLDGENLAAEMGPIVTRAAHERITGYIAQGEKEGAKLLVDGRQFDGSKAGEGCGDGFWMGGTLFDHVTPEMRIYKEEIFGPVLSCVRVANFKDAVDLVNDHEFGNGVSCFTRDGNVAREFSRRIQVGMVGINVPIPVPMAWHGFGGWKRSLFGDMHAYGEEGVRFYTKQKSIMQRWPESIGKGAEFVMPTAK, encoded by the coding sequence ATGACCACACAGATCGCGCATTTCATCGCCGGCCAGCACACCGCCGGCGGTTCCAGCCGCACGCAGGACGTCACCAATCCGGCCTCCGGCAAGGTCACTGGCAAGGTGGTGCTTGCCGCCGCGGCCGATGTCGACGCCGCCGTGGCAGCCGCCCAGGCTGCGTTTCCCAAGTGGGCCGACACGCCGCCCATCCGCCGTGCCCGCGTGATGTTCAAGTTTCTGGAGCTGCTGAACCTGCACAAGGACGAGCTCGCCCACATGATCACCGCCGAGCACGGCAAGGTGTTCACCGATGCGCAGGGCGAGGTCTCGCGCGGTATCGACATCGTCGAGTTCGCCTGCGGTATTCCGCAGCTGCTCAAGGGTGACTTCACCGACCAGGTGAGCACCGGCATCGACAACTGGACGCTGCGCCAGCCCCTAGGCGTGGTGGCCGGCATCACGCCTTTCAACTTTCCGGTGATGGTGCCGATGTGGATGTTCCCGGTGGCCATTGCCGCGGGCAACACCTTCATTCTCAAACCCAGCCCGACCGACCCGACCCCGTCGCTGCGCATGGCCGAGCTGCTGAAGGAAGCGGGCCTGCCCGACGGCGTTTTCAACGTCGTGCAGGGTGATAAGGCCGCTGTCGATGCGCTGCTCGAGCACCCGGACGTCAAGGCCGTCAGCTTCGTGGGCTCCACGCCCATTGCCAACTACATCTACGAAACCGGCGCGCGCAACGGCAAGCGCGTGCAGGCGCTGGGCGGCGCGAAGAACCACATGGTGGTAATGCCCGACGCCGACATCGACCAGACGGTGGATGCGCTGATCGGCGCCGGCTACGGTTCGGCCGGCGAGCGCTGCATGGCGATCAGCGTGGCGGTGCTGGTGGGCGACGTGGCCGACAAGATCATTCCCAAGCTCGTCGAGCGCACGAAGACGCTCAAGGTGCTCGACGGCGAGAACCTCGCGGCCGAAATGGGCCCAATCGTCACCCGCGCGGCGCACGAACGCATCACGGGCTACATCGCCCAGGGCGAAAAAGAAGGTGCGAAGCTGCTGGTCGATGGCCGCCAGTTCGACGGCAGCAAGGCCGGCGAAGGCTGCGGCGACGGCTTCTGGATGGGCGGCACGCTGTTCGACCACGTCACGCCCGAAATGCGCATCTACAAGGAAGAAATCTTCGGCCCGGTGCTCTCCTGCGTGCGCGTGGCCAACTTCAAGGACGCGGTGGACCTGGTCAACGACCATGAATTCGGCAACGGCGTGAGCTGCTTCACGCGCGACGGCAATGTGGCGCGCGAATTCAGCCGCCGCATCCAGGTGGGCATGGTCGGCATCAACGTGCCGATTCCGGTGCCAATGGCGTGGCACGGCTTCGGCGGCTGGAAGCGCTCGCTCTTCGGCGACATGCATGCCTACGGCGAAGAAGGCGTGCGCTTCTACACCAAGCAGAAATCCATCATGCAGCGCTGGCCCGAGAGCATCGGCAAGGGTGCCGAGTTCGTGATGCCGACTGCCAAGTGA
- a CDS encoding OB-fold-containig protein has translation MGNFMDAVTGYPTAIYTVLLGVVVIYWVLAVAGMVDIEHSGIDVDLQTHADGDTSDVGQLASYVVAFGLNGVPFSVAVSLLVLVSWTLSCLGGEWLLPLVPTLPLKLLAGTVLLVASAAIAIPVTAVAIRPLRGLFVSHTAVSNAALVGQACRVVTGVVNEKDGRAEVARRGASLNIRVWAPTPNTLKRGSQALILEYDEVAGRYLIAAHEDIV, from the coding sequence ATGGGAAATTTCATGGATGCGGTGACGGGTTACCCCACCGCGATCTACACGGTGCTGCTGGGCGTCGTGGTGATCTATTGGGTGCTCGCGGTCGCCGGCATGGTCGACATCGAGCACAGCGGCATCGACGTCGATCTGCAGACCCATGCCGACGGTGACACCAGCGACGTGGGGCAGCTCGCGAGCTATGTGGTCGCGTTCGGCCTGAACGGCGTGCCGTTCTCTGTGGCGGTGAGTTTGCTGGTGCTGGTGTCGTGGACGCTGTCTTGCCTTGGCGGGGAGTGGCTGCTGCCGCTGGTGCCCACGCTGCCGCTCAAGCTCCTGGCCGGTACGGTGCTGCTGGTGGCGAGCGCCGCCATTGCCATACCCGTGACGGCAGTGGCCATTCGCCCGCTGCGCGGCTTGTTCGTGAGCCACACGGCCGTGAGCAATGCGGCGCTGGTCGGGCAGGCCTGCCGCGTGGTCACCGGCGTGGTGAACGAGAAAGACGGCCGCGCCGAAGTGGCCCGCCGCGGCGCCAGCCTGAACATTCGCGTCTGGGCGCCCACGCCCAACACCCTCAAGCGCGGATCGCAAGCGCTGATTCTCGAATACGACGAGGTGGCCGGCCGCTACCTCATCGCAGCGCACGAAGACATCGTCTGA
- a CDS encoding YjfI family protein, whose protein sequence is MQSLLDQLKGLDVLAGAAMGGLAVQLQPIPGHTPVVQVSIEGRDELPIFITSSDMQVICICYLWTEEEVKPERRTELLESLLDLNPSVPLSSFGRVDGRYVLTGALGRNASVEDIAREVAVLSDNALDALDALSEFLN, encoded by the coding sequence ATGCAATCACTGCTCGATCAACTGAAGGGGCTTGACGTTCTGGCCGGTGCCGCAATGGGCGGACTTGCGGTGCAGCTGCAGCCGATTCCGGGCCACACGCCCGTGGTGCAGGTGAGCATCGAGGGCCGGGACGAGTTGCCGATCTTCATCACCAGTTCAGACATGCAGGTCATCTGCATCTGCTATCTCTGGACCGAAGAAGAAGTGAAGCCCGAGCGCCGGACCGAGCTGCTCGAGTCGTTGCTCGACCTGAATCCCTCGGTGCCGCTGTCGTCCTTCGGCCGCGTCGATGGCCGCTATGTGCTCACCGGTGCGCTCGGCCGCAATGCCAGCGTCGAAGACATCGCGCGCGAAGTGGCGGTGCTCAGCGACAACGCGCTCGATGCGCTGGACGCCCTGTCCGAATTCCTGAACTAA
- a CDS encoding LysR family transcriptional regulator translates to MDTQKAESLWTHLHWLIVLGQQGSYTAAAARLGVSKAAMSQRIAELERAAGVPLVRRTTRSMRLTEAGQQLVDQTREPFEQIAHSFLKAQDHAGEPRGLVRVTAPVALGRQQLLPRLADFLLAHPSIRIEMELSDRLSSLATEGFDLAVRHAASPPDTHVAWRLCETRSVLVASRAYLRRKGTPLSPAMLAEHDCLHYPRGQETNVWSFERRNVRARQAERMTVPIAGPLAANNSEALRDAAQAGLGIALLPDFSAQSALQAGKLVEVLPDWQPTGAFADHIYAIRPYSLHIPRAVNLFVSHLRETLKAGFRLPQV, encoded by the coding sequence ATGGATACGCAAAAAGCCGAATCGCTCTGGACGCACCTGCACTGGCTGATCGTGCTTGGCCAGCAGGGCAGCTACACCGCCGCAGCGGCCCGGCTGGGCGTGAGCAAGGCCGCCATGAGCCAGCGCATCGCCGAACTGGAGCGCGCCGCGGGCGTGCCCCTGGTGCGCCGCACCACGCGCAGCATGCGGCTCACCGAGGCCGGCCAGCAGCTCGTCGACCAGACCCGGGAGCCCTTCGAGCAGATCGCCCACAGCTTTTTGAAGGCGCAGGACCATGCGGGCGAACCGCGCGGCCTGGTGCGCGTGACGGCGCCCGTGGCCTTGGGGCGGCAGCAGCTGTTGCCAAGGTTGGCCGACTTCCTGCTCGCGCATCCATCGATCCGCATCGAGATGGAGCTTTCGGACCGGCTCAGCTCACTTGCGACGGAAGGCTTCGACCTGGCGGTGCGGCACGCCGCTTCGCCGCCCGATACGCATGTGGCCTGGCGGCTGTGCGAGACCCGATCCGTGCTGGTGGCCAGCCGGGCCTATCTGCGCCGCAAGGGAACGCCGCTGTCGCCGGCCATGCTGGCCGAGCACGATTGCCTGCACTATCCGCGCGGGCAAGAAACGAATGTGTGGTCGTTCGAGCGGCGGAACGTCCGGGCGCGCCAGGCCGAGCGCATGACCGTGCCCATTGCCGGCCCGCTCGCCGCCAACAACAGCGAAGCGCTTCGCGATGCCGCGCAGGCCGGCCTGGGCATTGCACTGCTGCCCGACTTCAGTGCGCAGTCGGCCTTGCAAGCGGGCAAGCTGGTCGAGGTGCTGCCCGACTGGCAGCCCACCGGCGCATTCGCGGACCATATCTACGCCATTCGGCCGTACTCGCTGCACATACCGCGCGCGGTCAATCTGTTTGTGAGCCACCTGCGCGAAACCCTCAAGGCAGGGTTCCGCTTGCCGCAGGTCTGA
- a CDS encoding PspA/IM30 family protein codes for MTVIKKLVTLLRGSAREIGESVVDSNATRIYEQEIIDAKHSIEKAKGDLTGVMAKEMQSAREIERLKNEVTRYEGLALEALNKTQEGLALDVAAKVGTLEKELEEQAKAHASYALQVSKLKDLIKTAEARIREHEREIGIAKTTESVYRATQSISENIGAGGSRLSNARESLERIRRRHEDLADRMTASQALENELGHSALEKKLAAAGIGSDVDRTGLVMERIRARQAKPAEPGTQ; via the coding sequence ATGACGGTCATCAAGAAACTGGTCACCTTGCTGCGCGGCAGTGCCCGCGAAATCGGCGAGAGCGTGGTCGACAGCAATGCCACGCGCATCTACGAGCAGGAAATCATCGACGCCAAGCACAGCATCGAAAAGGCCAAGGGTGATCTCACTGGCGTCATGGCCAAGGAGATGCAATCGGCCCGCGAAATCGAGCGCCTGAAGAACGAAGTCACGCGTTACGAAGGCCTGGCACTCGAGGCGCTCAACAAGACGCAGGAAGGCTTGGCGCTCGATGTGGCCGCAAAGGTCGGCACGCTCGAAAAAGAGCTCGAGGAGCAGGCCAAGGCGCACGCCTCCTACGCGCTGCAGGTGTCCAAGCTCAAGGACCTGATCAAGACGGCCGAAGCGCGCATTCGCGAGCACGAGCGCGAGATCGGCATTGCCAAGACCACCGAGAGCGTCTACCGCGCCACGCAATCGATCTCCGAGAACATCGGCGCGGGCGGTTCGCGCCTGTCCAATGCGCGCGAGTCGCTCGAGCGCATCCGCCGGCGCCACGAAGACCTGGCCGACCGGATGACCGCGAGCCAGGCACTCGAAAACGAGCTCGGCCACAGCGCTCTCGAAAAGAAGCTGGCGGCCGCGGGCATCGGCAGCGATGTCGACCGCACCGGCCTGGTGATGGAGCGCATCCGCGCCCGCCAGGCCAAACCGGCGGAGCCCGGCACCCAATGA
- a CDS encoding LysR family transcriptional regulator produces the protein MASPINPARVDFVTLRLFCAVAQSGSITKGAEACHLALSAASRRLSDFEAATGSKLLERSSQGIALTPAGHVAMQHAMRLFQGFEQFSNELGDYSSGVRGHVRLWANMSALTEFLPATLAAFLGQHPDIRVEVEEQLSGDIVRALVDGLADVGVFAENTPAYGLDVAQFQTDELVVLCARQHPLARTRRTDFKTCLAHEFVGLNRSSSLLELTSRAAEQAGIPMRLRVQVRSFDAMCHMIAANLGIGVVPLAACKAQVSALDLKVVRLKDAWAVRRLLMATKTGETLSPAAQLLVKQLLASST, from the coding sequence ATGGCCAGCCCCATCAATCCCGCACGTGTCGATTTCGTGACGCTGCGCCTCTTCTGCGCCGTGGCCCAGTCGGGCAGCATTACCAAGGGCGCCGAGGCCTGCCACCTCGCGCTATCGGCAGCCAGCCGGCGACTTTCTGATTTCGAGGCCGCCACGGGGTCGAAGCTGCTGGAACGCAGTTCGCAAGGCATAGCCCTCACCCCCGCCGGCCATGTGGCCATGCAGCATGCGATGCGGCTCTTTCAGGGCTTCGAGCAGTTCAGCAACGAACTCGGCGACTACTCGAGCGGCGTGCGCGGCCATGTGCGGCTCTGGGCCAACATGTCGGCGCTCACCGAGTTCCTGCCGGCCACGCTGGCGGCGTTTCTCGGCCAGCATCCGGACATCCGCGTCGAAGTGGAAGAACAACTGAGCGGCGACATCGTTCGCGCCCTGGTCGACGGCCTGGCCGACGTGGGCGTGTTCGCGGAAAACACGCCCGCCTACGGGCTCGATGTGGCGCAGTTCCAGACCGACGAGCTGGTGGTGCTGTGCGCCCGGCAGCATCCGCTTGCGCGCACGCGCAGAACCGACTTCAAGACCTGCCTCGCCCACGAGTTCGTGGGCCTGAACCGCAGCAGCTCGCTGCTCGAACTGACATCCCGCGCGGCCGAGCAGGCCGGCATTCCGATGCGGTTGCGCGTGCAGGTGCGCAGCTTCGATGCGATGTGCCACATGATTGCTGCCAACCTCGGCATCGGCGTGGTGCCGCTCGCGGCCTGCAAGGCGCAGGTGAGCGCGCTCGATCTCAAGGTGGTGCGGCTGAAGGACGCCTGGGCCGTTCGCCGGCTGCTGATGGCAACGAAGACGGGCGAGACCTTGTCGCCCGCGGCGCAGTTGCTGGTCAAGCAGCTGCTTGCATCGTCCACCTGA
- a CDS encoding zf-TFIIB domain-containing protein, whose protein sequence is MQAVALAEALLAVNCTDCGGMVMSMEDWRAWKAADPAREPHAIDDEVIEVFDAASVRHCPECDRLMQRLRVSAGPDFRIDRCIACQNLWFDQGEWPALVSRGLANRLDELLSDRWQRQLQTEEVREVRLAALRRRYGNDCIDELDRIRAWLDTQPHRDELLALLRAD, encoded by the coding sequence ATGCAAGCCGTTGCCCTGGCCGAGGCGCTGCTGGCCGTGAACTGCACTGACTGCGGCGGCATGGTCATGTCCATGGAAGATTGGCGCGCCTGGAAGGCCGCCGACCCTGCGCGCGAACCCCATGCAATCGATGACGAGGTCATCGAAGTGTTCGATGCCGCATCGGTGCGGCATTGCCCCGAGTGCGACCGGCTCATGCAGCGCCTGCGCGTGAGCGCGGGGCCCGACTTTCGCATCGACCGCTGCATTGCCTGCCAGAACCTCTGGTTCGACCAGGGCGAATGGCCTGCGCTCGTGAGCCGCGGCCTGGCCAACCGGCTCGACGAACTGCTGTCCGACAGGTGGCAGCGGCAACTGCAGACCGAAGAGGTGCGCGAGGTGCGCCTTGCCGCGCTGCGCCGCCGCTACGGCAACGACTGCATCGACGAGCTGGACCGCATTCGCGCCTGGCTCGACACCCAGCCCCACCGCGACGAATTGCTCGCATTGCTGCGCGCGGACTGA
- a CDS encoding DNA repair ATPase yields the protein MSGSGSYDLLKKRLETQGEGLLAKTQALNERRLAEFGRSEQALVLRTRARTENNAVARDIVRIGDLLLFGYNVFIGLRKETAVSDVFGLYRLAVPGEAATENDELQPVPLAGTFLEDTRFVSDFRELYAYYKQATMLQLRVTQDKLLASFQIGQQLGDVRVFRWAIERSGDIHYIDNRGERDIALPASHDFEWTVATREDHVGGKHPHVNVLDTVFVETLGGDLTVKIENNTETGLGIYSEPVEDKSQSLTDAEISWAKLGMLILLRVKPYREQVTRYLVFNIRTQQVERIDAIGGSCVQLPEDHGIIFPGGYYLQSGEYKRFDLPGEVVESLRFKRMLRSPNGEDVAYVFYDPKPGRYALFNYNLIDKKLATPIIANGYARFADGRILVFNGDAGEPTRVHPMQLWQTPFASEEHVSAQPPATGFFGKIGNAELVRGVSDLMGIARAVREQAPTRAAYEDLIRQCTRVSDAYFWLDASEAAGLMGELRSIADVARSTLAEFEKVDTIRRETARALARAEDEQHALLVDIASTLWRAPDDFVKALGRLRERRGALQMLKELRYADLQRIASMDAALETEQQRIGERAMQFLAADTAFSGQRQALDKLALDLPNLATSPALGQMLATLDEQAAGLDLLTEQLGSLPGGDAVIRTSILDRISLIYADINRMRADARARRKSLGATEARAEFGAQFKLFSQAVENALEFADTPEKCDDALTRLLAQLEEIEGRFAEQEDFLADIAEKRETVYEALSARRQSLVEARQRRAQGVVDAAGRILDGIPRRIAQFGDLKQVHSYFAADPMIGKLHTLIADLRTLGAAVPADELDTRLKTARDQALRSIRDKRELVSEGGDTLRLGRHAFTVHRQPVDLTLVARESGMAYQVTGTDYLSPVDEPRLLPLQRYWNQALVSETTELSRAEYLAGRLLESLLDGKAERTWAEVVTLLTEDPLHPQLLEMVRRFAAARYQEGYQKGIHDDDALRLLGALVAMQDQAGLLAWGPTERALALLYWQHGHLIAHRESLLRRARAALQMRALFARRDALEQLEADTARALNHFARDMLPDLLPLAETATEEERDAHQGRVSTVCGQAAAYLVRELAGEHGGETWAVSGAGEDLAAALLRELERGGRRDAWQHDLDAAPPAERWRLARDWVRAYAVHQAPQSVDWVDDAASVLAMPMQRKRVNVALDRTVEGLRGEHPRVADGRMTLNLNDFWRRFLFHTTHAVPGYEALHSLRHELLEREKARLKLGQFQAKPLSTFVRNQLIDELYLPIIGDNLSKQIGSAGEGSRTDRMGLLLLISPPGYGKTTLMEYVADRLGLIFVRINCPALGHGVTAIDPANAPNSAARQELEKLNLGLAMGSNVMLYLDDIQHTSPEFLQKFIALADGTRRIEGVWNGEPRSYDMRGKRFAIVMAGNPYTESGDVFKIPDMLANRADIYNLGDVLSGREAAFALSYIENSLTSNPTLMPLASRDPKDVQLLVKMAQGHEVPSSALSHAYSAAELEEIKALLQRLFRARDLLLKVNLAYIESAAQQEAYRTAPPFKLQGSYRNMTKLAGKITALMRDDELDALLRDHYRGEAQTLTTGAEENLLRLAQLLGSPTPEESARWAAICEEFVRKKKLGGDDVDGSQRIASSMLDVARAVDALKPKPPAEGPSESQRLADAMLQIAVTYRELILPLVTATERRLELDRSIKQDMERLAAEVQAARGVVRRSPKPDKES from the coding sequence GTGTCCGGCAGCGGCAGCTACGACCTGCTGAAGAAGCGGCTTGAAACACAGGGCGAAGGCCTGCTCGCGAAGACGCAGGCGCTCAACGAGCGGCGTCTCGCCGAGTTCGGCCGCTCCGAGCAGGCCTTGGTGCTGCGCACCCGCGCGCGCACCGAGAACAACGCCGTGGCGCGCGACATCGTGCGCATTGGCGATCTGCTGCTGTTCGGCTACAACGTGTTTATCGGCCTGCGCAAGGAAACGGCCGTGAGCGACGTGTTCGGGCTCTACCGATTGGCAGTGCCCGGAGAGGCCGCCACCGAGAACGACGAGCTGCAGCCCGTGCCGCTGGCCGGCACCTTTCTCGAAGACACCCGCTTCGTCTCCGATTTTCGCGAGCTGTACGCCTACTACAAGCAGGCGACGATGCTGCAGCTGCGCGTCACGCAGGACAAGCTGCTCGCGTCCTTCCAGATCGGCCAGCAGCTGGGCGACGTGCGCGTGTTCCGCTGGGCCATCGAGCGCAGCGGCGACATCCACTACATCGACAACCGCGGCGAGCGCGACATTGCGCTGCCCGCGAGCCACGACTTCGAGTGGACCGTGGCCACGCGCGAAGACCACGTGGGCGGCAAGCACCCCCATGTGAACGTGCTCGACACGGTGTTTGTCGAAACCCTGGGCGGCGACCTCACGGTCAAGATCGAGAACAACACCGAAACCGGCCTTGGTATCTACAGCGAGCCGGTGGAAGACAAGAGCCAGTCGCTGACCGACGCCGAGATTTCGTGGGCCAAGCTCGGCATGCTGATCTTGCTGCGCGTAAAGCCTTACCGCGAGCAGGTCACGCGCTACCTGGTCTTCAACATCCGCACGCAGCAGGTCGAGCGCATCGACGCCATCGGCGGCTCCTGCGTGCAGCTGCCCGAAGACCACGGCATCATCTTTCCGGGCGGCTACTACCTGCAGTCGGGCGAGTACAAGCGCTTCGACCTGCCGGGCGAGGTGGTGGAGAGCCTGCGCTTCAAGCGCATGCTGCGCTCGCCCAACGGGGAAGACGTGGCCTACGTCTTCTACGACCCGAAGCCGGGGCGCTATGCGCTCTTCAACTACAACCTGATCGACAAGAAGCTCGCCACGCCGATCATCGCCAACGGCTACGCGCGCTTTGCCGACGGCCGCATCCTGGTGTTCAACGGCGACGCCGGCGAGCCGACGCGTGTGCACCCGATGCAGCTCTGGCAGACGCCGTTCGCCAGCGAAGAGCATGTGAGCGCGCAGCCGCCCGCCACCGGCTTCTTCGGCAAGATCGGCAATGCCGAGCTGGTGCGCGGCGTGAGCGACCTGATGGGCATTGCCCGTGCGGTACGCGAGCAGGCGCCCACGCGCGCTGCGTACGAAGACCTGATTCGCCAGTGCACCCGCGTGAGCGACGCCTACTTCTGGCTGGACGCCTCCGAAGCAGCCGGCCTGATGGGCGAATTGCGCAGCATTGCCGACGTGGCGCGCAGCACGCTGGCCGAGTTCGAGAAGGTCGACACCATCCGCCGCGAAACCGCGCGTGCACTGGCCCGTGCCGAAGACGAGCAGCACGCCTTGCTGGTCGACATTGCCAGCACGCTCTGGCGCGCGCCTGACGATTTTGTGAAAGCCCTGGGCCGCCTGCGCGAACGGCGCGGCGCGCTGCAGATGCTCAAGGAACTGCGCTATGCCGACCTGCAGCGCATCGCCTCCATGGACGCGGCACTCGAGACCGAGCAGCAGCGCATCGGCGAACGCGCCATGCAGTTCCTGGCGGCGGACACGGCCTTCAGCGGCCAGCGCCAGGCGCTGGACAAGCTGGCGCTCGACCTGCCCAATCTTGCGACTTCGCCCGCGCTCGGCCAGATGCTGGCAACGCTCGACGAGCAAGCGGCCGGCCTCGATTTGCTGACCGAACAGCTCGGGAGCCTGCCAGGCGGTGATGCGGTGATCCGCACTTCGATTCTCGACCGCATCTCGCTGATCTACGCCGACATCAACCGCATGCGCGCCGATGCACGCGCGCGGCGCAAGTCACTCGGCGCAACCGAGGCGCGCGCGGAGTTCGGTGCGCAGTTCAAGCTTTTCAGCCAGGCGGTGGAAAACGCGCTGGAGTTTGCCGACACGCCCGAGAAGTGCGACGACGCGCTCACGCGCCTCTTGGCCCAGCTCGAAGAAATCGAAGGCCGCTTTGCCGAGCAGGAAGACTTTTTGGCCGACATCGCCGAAAAGCGCGAGACCGTGTACGAAGCGCTTTCCGCGCGCCGCCAGAGCCTGGTGGAGGCCCGCCAGCGCCGTGCGCAGGGCGTGGTCGACGCGGCGGGGCGCATCCTCGACGGTATTCCGCGCCGCATTGCGCAGTTCGGCGACCTGAAGCAGGTTCACAGCTACTTCGCCGCCGATCCGATGATCGGCAAGCTGCACACGCTGATTGCAGACCTGCGCACGCTCGGCGCCGCCGTGCCGGCGGACGAGCTCGACACGCGCCTGAAGACAGCGCGCGACCAGGCCCTGCGTTCGATTCGCGACAAGCGCGAACTGGTGAGCGAAGGCGGAGACACCCTGCGCCTGGGCCGTCATGCCTTTACCGTGCACCGCCAGCCCGTCGACCTGACCTTGGTGGCCCGCGAGAGCGGTATGGCCTACCAGGTCACCGGCACCGACTACCTGAGCCCCGTGGACGAGCCGCGGCTGCTGCCGCTGCAACGCTACTGGAACCAGGCGCTGGTTTCGGAAACCACCGAACTGTCGCGCGCCGAATACCTGGCCGGCCGCCTGCTCGAGTCGTTGCTCGATGGCAAGGCCGAGCGCACCTGGGCCGAGGTGGTCACGCTCCTCACCGAAGACCCGTTGCATCCGCAGCTGCTCGAAATGGTGCGCCGCTTCGCAGCTGCGCGCTACCAGGAGGGCTACCAGAAGGGCATTCACGATGACGACGCGTTGCGCCTGCTCGGTGCGCTCGTCGCCATGCAAGACCAGGCCGGCCTGCTGGCATGGGGGCCGACCGAACGCGCACTGGCGCTGCTCTACTGGCAGCACGGCCATTTGATCGCGCACCGCGAATCGCTGCTGCGGCGCGCGCGTGCCGCCTTGCAGATGCGGGCATTGTTCGCCCGCCGCGACGCGCTGGAGCAGCTCGAAGCCGACACGGCGCGCGCGCTGAATCACTTTGCGCGCGACATGCTGCCCGACCTGCTGCCGTTGGCCGAAACCGCTACCGAAGAAGAGCGCGACGCCCACCAGGGCCGCGTGTCCACCGTGTGCGGCCAGGCGGCTGCCTACCTGGTGCGCGAACTGGCCGGCGAGCACGGCGGGGAAACCTGGGCCGTATCGGGTGCGGGCGAAGACCTGGCCGCCGCGTTGCTTCGCGAGCTCGAAAGGGGTGGCCGGCGCGATGCGTGGCAGCACGATCTCGATGCCGCACCGCCGGCGGAGCGCTGGCGCCTTGCGCGCGACTGGGTGCGTGCCTATGCGGTTCATCAGGCGCCGCAGTCGGTCGATTGGGTAGACGACGCGGCCAGCGTGCTGGCCATGCCGATGCAGCGCAAGCGTGTCAACGTGGCGCTCGACCGCACGGTCGAGGGGCTGCGCGGTGAACATCCGCGCGTGGCCGATGGCCGCATGACGCTGAACCTGAACGACTTCTGGCGCCGCTTCCTGTTTCACACCACGCATGCGGTGCCGGGCTACGAGGCGCTGCACAGCCTGCGGCACGAGCTGCTCGAACGCGAGAAAGCTCGCCTCAAGCTGGGCCAATTCCAGGCCAAGCCGCTCTCGACCTTCGTTCGCAACCAGCTGATCGACGAGCTCTACCTGCCCATCATCGGCGACAACCTCTCCAAGCAGATCGGCTCGGCGGGCGAGGGCAGCCGCACCGACCGCATGGGTTTGCTGCTCCTGATTTCGCCGCCCGGCTACGGCAAGACCACGCTCATGGAATACGTGGCAGACCGGCTCGGCCTGATCTTCGTGCGCATCAACTGCCCGGCGCTGGGCCACGGCGTCACGGCCATCGACCCGGCCAACGCGCCCAACAGCGCCGCGCGGCAAGAGCTGGAAAAGCTGAACCTCGGCCTGGCAATGGGCAGCAACGTGATGCTGTACCTGGACGACATCCAGCACACGAGCCCGGAGTTTCTGCAGAAGTTCATTGCGCTGGCCGACGGCACGCGCCGCATCGAGGGCGTGTGGAACGGCGAGCCACGCAGCTACGACATGCGCGGCAAGCGCTTTGCCATCGTGATGGCTGGCAACCCGTACACCGAGTCGGGCGACGTGTTCAAGATTCCGGACATGCTGGCCAACCGGGCGGACATCTACAACCTGGGCGATGTGCTCTCGGGCCGCGAGGCGGCGTTTGCGCTCTCGTACATCGAGAACAGCCTGACCTCCAACCCCACGCTGATGCCGCTGGCCTCGCGCGACCCCAAGGACGTGCAGCTGCTGGTGAAGATGGCGCAGGGGCACGAGGTGCCGAGCAGTGCGCTTTCGCATGCGTACAGTGCGGCTGAGTTGGAAGAGATAAAGGCACTGCTGCAGCGCCTGTTCCGTGCGCGCGACCTGCTGCTGAAGGTCAACCTCGCCTACATCGAATCGGCCGCGCAACAGGAGGCCTACCGCACAGCGCCGCCGTTCAAGCTGCAGGGCAGCTACCGCAACATGACCAAGCTCGCGGGCAAGATCACCGCGTTGATGCGCGACGACGAGCTCGACGCTTTGCTGCGCGACCATTACCGCGGCGAGGCGCAGACCCTGACCACCGGCGCGGAAGAAAACCTCTTGAGGCTTGCGCAGCTTCTGGGCAGCCCCACGCCGGAAGAAAGCGCGCGCTGGGCGGCCATCTGCGAAGAGTTCGTGCGAAAGAAAAAGCTCGGCGGCGACGACGTCGACGGCAGCCAGCGCATTGCAAGCAGCATGCTCGACGTGGCGCGCGCGGTCGATGCGCTCAAACCCAAGCCGCCCGCCGAAGGCCCGAGCGAAAGCCAGCGGCTGGCCGACGCCATGCTGCAGATTGCGGTGACTTATCGCGAACTGATCCTTCCGCTAGTAACCGCCACCGAACGCCGGCTAGAGCTCGACCGGTCGATCAAGCAGGACATGGAGCGGCTTGCGGCTGAGGTGCAGGCTGCGCGTGGCGTGGTTAGGCGCTCGCCCAAGCCGGACAAGGAGAGCTAG